In a genomic window of Streptomyces sp. NBC_01231:
- a CDS encoding NAD(P)H-binding protein: protein MKVFQIGAAGGVGRRLAGLLSERGDEVTGMHRSPAQADTIRATGAAPVTGDLIADSVDELAGKLAGHDAVVFSAGAHGTGMDKTTLIDGKGLEKAAAAAETAGVPRFVLVSVFPDALRGEGASEGFEHYVKVKKSADVHLTRTGLNWLIVRPGTLLDGPGTGRIAAGPAVEYGDVHRDDVAAFIDAALREPALSRVIVELTSGDTLIADAVARLP from the coding sequence ATGAAGGTGTTCCAGATCGGTGCCGCCGGAGGTGTCGGCAGGAGGCTCGCCGGCCTGCTGTCCGAGCGCGGTGACGAGGTGACCGGCATGCACCGCAGCCCGGCCCAGGCCGACACGATCCGCGCGACCGGTGCGGCGCCTGTGACCGGCGACCTGATCGCCGACTCTGTGGACGAGCTCGCAGGCAAGCTCGCCGGGCACGACGCAGTGGTGTTCTCGGCCGGCGCCCACGGAACCGGCATGGACAAGACCACGCTCATCGACGGCAAAGGCCTGGAGAAGGCAGCCGCTGCGGCCGAGACCGCAGGAGTCCCGCGCTTCGTCCTCGTCTCCGTGTTCCCCGACGCCCTGCGCGGCGAGGGAGCGTCCGAAGGCTTCGAGCACTACGTCAAAGTCAAGAAGAGTGCCGACGTCCATCTCACCCGCACCGGCCTCAACTGGTTGATCGTCCGCCCCGGCACGCTGCTGGACGGACCGGGTACCGGGCGAATCGCAGCCGGGCCCGCCGTCGAGTACGGCGACGTACACCGCGACGATGTCGCCGCGTTCATCGACGCCGCCCTGCGCGAGCCCGCCCTCAGCCGCGTCATCGTCGAGCTGACCTCCGGCGACACCCTCATCGCGGACGCGGTCGCCCGCCTCCCTTGA
- a CDS encoding RICIN domain-containing protein: MLRLIRAVLSAALVAAAIPIALLSAPQALALDNGLARTPQLGWNDWNSFGCEVSDRLIRQTADAMVSSGMAAAGYEYVNIDDCWSTRNRDARGNLVPDPVKFPNGMKAVADYVHGKGLKLGIYSSAGLTTCAGYPASLGNEQRDANLWASWGIDYLKYDNCGDHQGRSGQERYTAMRDALARTGRPILFALCNWGQDQVGTWGPATGNSWRNTGDIQANWNSVMGILDAQPGWAGFSRPGAWNDPDMLEVGNGLSDTESRAHFSLWALLNAPLIAGNDLRTMSAATKSILTNTEVIGVNQDWGGRQGNRLVDNGNTEVWTKPMAGGSVAVVLLNRGSGTATVSTSATQIGLGSASSYSVRDLWAHTASTTSGSISASVPAHGAAMYVVSGGGTPPGSSTYSLKGQGSGRCLDITGGSQANGTLAGIWDCNGAANQRFTSTSAGELRVYGGAKCLDVVGAATANGTAVNIWDCNGQSNQQFRLNTDGTITAVGSGKCLDVNGGATANGTKVQIWDCGGAPNQKWTRV, from the coding sequence ATGCTCAGACTCATCCGCGCGGTGCTGTCGGCGGCCCTTGTCGCCGCCGCGATACCTATCGCTCTCTTATCCGCCCCCCAGGCTCTGGCACTCGACAACGGCCTTGCCCGTACCCCGCAGTTGGGCTGGAACGACTGGAACAGCTTCGGCTGCGAGGTGAGTGACCGTCTGATCCGGCAGACCGCCGACGCGATGGTCTCCAGCGGCATGGCCGCAGCGGGCTATGAGTACGTCAACATCGACGACTGCTGGTCGACACGGAACCGTGACGCCCGCGGCAACCTGGTCCCGGACCCCGTCAAGTTCCCCAACGGCATGAAGGCAGTCGCCGACTACGTGCACGGCAAGGGGCTGAAGCTCGGCATCTACTCGTCGGCCGGCCTGACCACCTGCGCCGGTTACCCCGCCAGCCTCGGCAACGAGCAGCGGGACGCCAACCTGTGGGCGTCCTGGGGCATCGACTATCTCAAGTACGACAACTGCGGTGACCACCAAGGCCGCAGCGGCCAGGAACGCTACACCGCCATGCGCGACGCTCTCGCCAGGACAGGCCGCCCCATCCTCTTCGCCCTCTGCAACTGGGGCCAGGACCAGGTAGGCACCTGGGGCCCCGCCACCGGCAACTCCTGGCGCAACACCGGCGACATCCAGGCCAACTGGAACTCCGTGATGGGCATCCTGGACGCCCAGCCCGGCTGGGCGGGCTTCTCCCGCCCCGGCGCCTGGAACGACCCGGACATGCTGGAGGTCGGGAACGGCCTGTCCGACACCGAGTCCCGAGCCCACTTCAGCCTCTGGGCGCTGCTGAACGCGCCTCTGATCGCGGGCAACGACCTGCGCACCATGAGCGCCGCTACCAAGTCGATCCTGACCAACACCGAGGTCATCGGGGTCAACCAGGATTGGGGAGGCCGGCAGGGCAACCGCCTCGTCGACAACGGGAACACCGAGGTGTGGACCAAGCCGATGGCGGGCGGCTCGGTCGCAGTGGTGCTCCTCAACCGCGGCAGCGGCACGGCCACAGTCTCCACTTCCGCTACGCAGATCGGCCTCGGCTCGGCGTCCAGTTACTCGGTACGCGACCTGTGGGCGCACACCGCCAGCACGACCAGCGGCTCCATCAGCGCCTCCGTCCCCGCCCACGGCGCCGCGATGTACGTGGTCTCCGGCGGCGGGACGCCGCCCGGCAGCAGCACCTACTCGCTGAAGGGCCAGGGCTCCGGCCGCTGCCTGGACATCACCGGTGGCTCCCAGGCCAACGGAACGCTCGCTGGGATCTGGGACTGCAACGGCGCCGCCAACCAGCGGTTCACCAGCACCAGCGCGGGCGAGCTGCGGGTCTACGGCGGCGCCAAGTGCCTGGACGTCGTCGGCGCCGCCACCGCCAACGGCACCGCCGTGAATATCTGGGACTGCAACGGCCAGTCGAACCAGCAGTTCCGCCTCAATACCGACGGCACCATCACGGCCGTCGGCTCAGGTAAGTGTCTCGACGTCAATGGCGGCGCCACCGCCAACGGCACCAAGGTCCAGATCTGGGACTGCGGCGGCGCACCCAACCAGAAGTGGACCCGCGTCTGA
- a CDS encoding RidA family protein, which produces MTAIDSYSHGVSGEREFGFAQAIKVDHTIYVSGQLSHDDEGHFLYPDDFEAQTAQVFANFEKVLAHYGATRNQVVSETQYIVDLPKYNNAMAAANLAYFGDHRPTSSTIGVASLFFPGQLIETNFVIDTRLPA; this is translated from the coding sequence ATGACTGCGATCGATTCCTACAGCCACGGCGTCTCGGGCGAGCGCGAGTTCGGCTTCGCCCAGGCCATCAAGGTCGACCACACGATCTATGTCTCGGGCCAGCTCTCTCACGACGACGAGGGCCACTTCCTCTACCCGGACGACTTCGAGGCCCAGACCGCGCAGGTCTTCGCCAACTTCGAGAAGGTCCTCGCCCACTACGGCGCCACCCGCAACCAGGTCGTCTCCGAGACCCAGTACATCGTGGACCTGCCGAAGTACAACAACGCGATGGCGGCCGCCAATCTGGCCTACTTCGGCGACCACCGCCCCACCAGCAGCACCATCGGCGTCGCCTCGCTGTTCTTCCCCGGCCAGCTCATCGAGACCAACTTCGTCATCGACACCCGTCTGCCCGCCTGA
- a CDS encoding GntR family transcriptional regulator produces MEKTQPTGDRAVAPARRRGLADEVADRIREAIFSGAYAPGAPLREVELSGVLQVSRGPVREALRVLEREGLVHCAWHRGTVVTTLSADDVAELDSLRGALEDLAVQQVIAHASDESLAVIEKAAGVMDRTADPHAMVRLDIAFHDAVFAATGHQRLVAAWETIRCQVHLFLLTRIGLSTEGYLGCIPQEHLALAAALRARDPQAALPLFAAHRRHAVDVVTGTSNPA; encoded by the coding sequence ATGGAGAAGACGCAACCCACAGGAGATCGCGCGGTGGCCCCCGCCCGCCGTCGCGGACTGGCCGACGAGGTCGCCGACCGGATCCGGGAGGCGATCTTCAGCGGTGCATACGCCCCCGGGGCACCGCTGCGAGAGGTCGAACTCTCCGGCGTGCTGCAGGTCAGCAGGGGTCCGGTGCGTGAGGCTCTGCGCGTTTTGGAGCGCGAGGGACTCGTGCACTGCGCCTGGCACCGGGGCACCGTGGTCACGACGCTGTCCGCAGATGATGTCGCCGAGCTCGACAGCCTGCGCGGCGCGCTTGAGGATCTCGCCGTCCAGCAGGTCATCGCGCACGCCTCGGACGAGAGCCTCGCGGTCATCGAGAAGGCGGCCGGCGTGATGGATCGCACGGCGGACCCGCACGCCATGGTCCGCCTGGACATCGCCTTCCACGACGCCGTGTTCGCCGCCACCGGCCACCAGCGTCTCGTCGCGGCCTGGGAGACCATCCGCTGCCAGGTCCACCTGTTCCTGCTGACCCGCATCGGCCTCAGCACCGAGGGCTACCTCGGCTGCATTCCCCAGGAGCACCTTGCGCTGGCCGCCGCCCTGCGCGCCCGCGACCCCCAGGCCGCCCTCCCCCTATTCGCCGCCCACCGCCGCCACGCGGTGGACGTCGTCACCGGCACGTCGAACCCGGCCTGA
- a CDS encoding ricin-type beta-trefoil lectin domain protein, whose protein sequence is MHSSITDVPVSGDTPTRPTRSDRRSRTVTWKAAVVAAVTGLITALVAIQPASAQSPSTAANPYERGPAPTVSSVAAQRGTFATAEVTVPPGNGFNGGKIYYPTDTSLGTWGAVAAVPGYTARWSAEGAWMGPWLASFGFVVIGIDTNSPNDFDTARGTQLLAALDYLTQKSPVRDRVDPNRLGVIGHSMGGGGAISAAERRPSLKAALPLAPFSPSQNLSSLRVPTMIMGARDDGTVTPSYLNGLYGGMPAATQSAYIELTSGGHGFPTWGNSNVTRRTIPWLKIFVDNDTRYTQFLCPSLADSSGVSRSQTKCPYVPPGGSTTPPSGGQIVGAGSGRCLDVANSSQTNGAQAQLWDCTDRPSQKWARTGAGELHVYSNKCLDAEGSGTSAGTRVIIWDCHGGQNQRWNVNANGTITSVPSGLCLDTNNGGTGNGTQTVLGNCNGGSNQHWTVR, encoded by the coding sequence ATGCACTCGAGCATCACCGACGTCCCGGTGTCCGGCGACACCCCCACCCGCCCTACGAGATCCGACAGGAGGAGCAGGACGGTCACGTGGAAGGCAGCCGTGGTCGCGGCCGTGACCGGCCTGATCACCGCACTGGTGGCGATCCAACCGGCGTCGGCGCAATCGCCGTCGACCGCGGCGAACCCGTACGAGCGAGGCCCGGCGCCCACGGTGAGCAGCGTCGCGGCCCAGCGGGGCACGTTCGCGACCGCGGAGGTGACCGTGCCGCCCGGCAACGGCTTCAACGGCGGGAAGATCTACTACCCGACGGACACCTCTCTGGGCACGTGGGGTGCGGTCGCGGCCGTGCCCGGTTACACCGCCCGGTGGTCTGCCGAAGGCGCGTGGATGGGGCCGTGGCTGGCGTCCTTCGGGTTCGTCGTCATCGGCATCGACACCAACAGCCCCAACGACTTCGACACCGCTCGCGGCACCCAGCTGCTCGCCGCGCTGGACTACCTCACTCAGAAGAGCCCGGTGCGCGACCGGGTCGATCCCAACCGGCTGGGCGTAATAGGCCATTCCATGGGTGGTGGCGGCGCCATCAGCGCGGCCGAACGCCGGCCGTCGCTGAAGGCGGCCCTGCCGCTCGCGCCCTTCTCCCCCTCACAGAACCTGTCCAGCCTGCGGGTGCCCACGATGATCATGGGCGCACGGGACGACGGCACGGTCACCCCGTCCTACCTCAACGGGCTGTACGGCGGCATGCCGGCCGCCACGCAGAGCGCCTACATCGAGCTCACCAGCGGCGGCCACGGCTTCCCCACCTGGGGGAACTCGAACGTGACGCGCCGTACGATCCCCTGGCTCAAGATCTTCGTCGACAACGACACCCGCTATACCCAGTTCCTGTGCCCGTCGCTGGCGGACAGCAGTGGGGTCTCCCGGTCCCAGACCAAGTGCCCGTACGTGCCGCCCGGCGGATCGACCACCCCGCCGAGCGGCGGGCAGATCGTCGGCGCCGGCTCCGGTCGCTGTCTGGACGTGGCGAACTCGTCGCAGACCAACGGCGCCCAGGCTCAACTGTGGGACTGCACGGACCGGCCCAGTCAGAAGTGGGCGCGCACCGGCGCCGGTGAACTGCACGTGTACAGCAACAAGTGCCTGGACGCCGAGGGTTCGGGAACGTCCGCCGGCACCCGGGTCATCATCTGGGACTGTCACGGCGGGCAGAACCAGCGCTGGAACGTCAACGCCAACGGCACCATCACCAGCGTCCCATCCGGCCTGTGCCTGGACACGAACAACGGCGGCACCGGGAACGGCACCCAGACCGTCCTTGGGAACTGCAACGGAGGATCCAACCAGCACTGGACCGTCCGATAG
- a CDS encoding RICIN domain-containing protein: MTAPGWGLCLDAYDIGTANGTQAVLWTCNGVSNQRWTLDQSQAEPSAGTIPSRSAGPGWHFGFPSRLLLGRRVPRRCAGPPAFTGAVRVPPSRSAAVGAPGPPQRLCRIRQ; encoded by the coding sequence ATCACAGCGCCCGGTTGGGGGCTTTGCCTGGACGCATACGACATCGGAACCGCCAACGGCACGCAAGCAGTCCTGTGGACCTGCAACGGCGTATCCAACCAGCGGTGGACCCTCGATCAATCACAGGCCGAACCGAGTGCCGGAACGATTCCCAGCCGAAGTGCCGGGCCCGGCTGGCACTTCGGCTTCCCCTCGCGCCTGCTCCTAGGCCGGCGCGTTCCGAGGAGATGTGCAGGACCTCCGGCGTTCACCGGGGCGGTGCGGGTACCACCGAGCCGGTCGGCAGCGGTGGGGGCACCGGGGCCGCCCCAGCGGTTGTGCCGGATCCGGCAATGA
- a CDS encoding glycoside hydrolase family 5 protein, whose product MRFRTRTAPRTAAVLAALLGLLVPLLGLAAPAQAAPTGFRVQNGRLLEASGNDFVMRGVNHAHTWYPNRINSLSHIKTKGANTVRVVLASGDRWTRNSAADVANVVSQCKQNRLICVLEVHDTTGYGDQSGATTLSRAADYWISLKSVLTGQEKYVIVNIGNEPYGNSNYTRWTADTKAAVQKLRSAGFNHTLMVDAPNWGQDWAFTMRDNAASVFAADPDRNTVFSVHMYGVFNTAAKVNDYLNRFVAAKLPIVVGEFGHNHSDGNPDEDAILAAAQRLRLGYLGWSWSGNSSDVQYLDLVTGFDPNQLTSWGRRLFNGSNGIVATAKEAAVFSTGAAGTTPPAVSRLYQ is encoded by the coding sequence ATGAGATTCCGCACGCGAACCGCCCCACGAACGGCCGCCGTCCTGGCAGCTCTCCTGGGTCTCCTCGTCCCCCTGCTCGGTCTCGCCGCCCCGGCCCAGGCCGCGCCCACCGGCTTCCGCGTCCAGAACGGCCGACTGCTGGAAGCGTCGGGCAACGACTTCGTGATGCGGGGCGTCAACCACGCCCACACCTGGTACCCGAACCGGATCAACTCCCTCTCCCACATCAAGACCAAGGGCGCCAACACCGTCCGCGTCGTCCTCGCCAGCGGTGACCGCTGGACTCGCAACAGCGCCGCCGACGTGGCCAACGTCGTCTCCCAGTGCAAGCAGAACCGGCTCATCTGCGTCCTCGAAGTCCACGACACCACGGGCTACGGCGACCAGAGCGGCGCGACCACCCTGTCCCGCGCCGCCGACTACTGGATCAGCCTGAAGAGTGTCCTGACCGGCCAGGAGAAGTACGTCATCGTCAACATCGGCAACGAGCCGTACGGAAACAGCAACTACACGCGGTGGACGGCCGACACCAAGGCAGCAGTCCAGAAGCTGCGGAGCGCCGGGTTCAACCACACGCTGATGGTGGACGCGCCCAACTGGGGCCAGGACTGGGCGTTCACGATGCGCGACAACGCCGCGTCGGTGTTCGCCGCCGACCCGGACCGCAACACGGTGTTCTCGGTCCACATGTACGGCGTCTTCAACACGGCCGCGAAGGTCAACGACTACCTGAACCGTTTCGTGGCCGCGAAACTCCCCATCGTGGTCGGAGAGTTCGGCCACAACCACAGCGACGGCAACCCGGACGAGGACGCCATCCTGGCCGCCGCCCAGCGGCTCCGCCTCGGTTACCTGGGCTGGTCGTGGAGCGGCAACAGCAGCGATGTGCAGTACCTGGACCTGGTCACCGGCTTCGACCCCAACCAGCTCACCAGTTGGGGCCGGCGCCTCTTCAACGGATCGAACGGCATCGTCGCCACCGCCAAGGAGGCCGCGGTCTTCTCCACCGGCGCCGCGGGCACCACTCCCCCGGCCGTTTCCCGGCTCTACCAGTGA
- a CDS encoding MFS transporter: MGVVLVAANLRAALTGVGPLLPGIETSTGLSGTWTGLLSTLPLLTFAATSPLVGRTAHRHGAPRALVVSLAVLAAGLLMRSLPGVFFLFAGTVVVAAAIAYGNVLLPSVIKSTVPEDRIGQVTGLYVTAMGMLAALSSGISVPLANHLPGGWRTALACWAVLAVLAFVVWIPLYQRTGPEAATSAPRARTPWRSPLAWQVTLFMGLQSLGFYTTIAWLPSIVHDHGVGETAAGWQLFLFQIVGLVSSSALPVLARRWTDQRFLAAAASLIVAAGFALLAVAPQLAVVSCVLTGLGGGACLVLALTFQGQRAADASQAAALASMAQSVGYLVAAVGPLLLGALHDLTGGWTLPLLLLVALTLAQAAVGAGAGRDLRLNTASQVPTPAPIGE, translated from the coding sequence GTGGGCGTTGTGCTTGTCGCGGCGAACCTGCGTGCCGCACTGACCGGGGTGGGTCCACTGCTTCCCGGCATCGAGACGTCGACCGGTCTGTCCGGCACCTGGACCGGACTTCTCAGCACCCTGCCGCTGCTCACCTTCGCCGCCACCTCACCGCTGGTCGGACGGACCGCCCACCGGCACGGTGCGCCTCGCGCCCTGGTCGTCTCGCTGGCCGTGCTGGCGGCCGGGCTGCTCATGCGCTCCCTGCCAGGGGTGTTCTTCCTGTTTGCGGGCACGGTCGTTGTCGCGGCAGCGATCGCCTACGGCAACGTGCTGTTGCCCTCCGTCATCAAAAGCACCGTGCCGGAAGACCGGATCGGGCAGGTGACCGGCCTCTATGTCACCGCGATGGGCATGCTTGCCGCCCTCTCTTCCGGAATCTCGGTCCCGCTGGCAAATCACCTGCCCGGGGGATGGCGTACCGCGCTGGCGTGCTGGGCCGTACTCGCCGTGCTGGCCTTCGTGGTCTGGATCCCGCTGTATCAGCGCACCGGTCCCGAGGCGGCAACGTCTGCCCCGCGAGCGCGCACCCCTTGGCGTTCCCCCTTGGCCTGGCAGGTCACCCTGTTCATGGGGCTGCAGTCCCTCGGCTTCTACACCACGATCGCCTGGCTGCCCAGCATTGTGCACGATCACGGAGTGGGAGAGACGGCAGCAGGGTGGCAGCTGTTCCTCTTCCAGATCGTCGGTCTCGTCTCCAGCAGTGCACTCCCCGTCCTTGCCCGCAGATGGACGGACCAACGGTTTCTGGCGGCGGCTGCCTCGTTGATCGTCGCGGCGGGCTTCGCGCTGCTGGCCGTGGCCCCGCAGCTGGCCGTCGTGTCCTGTGTGCTCACGGGCCTGGGTGGCGGAGCGTGCCTGGTCCTCGCCCTGACTTTCCAGGGCCAGCGGGCGGCGGACGCCTCGCAGGCAGCGGCACTGGCCTCGATGGCCCAGTCCGTCGGCTACCTGGTGGCCGCCGTCGGACCACTCCTCCTCGGCGCACTGCACGACCTCACCGGCGGATGGACGCTCCCCCTTCTGCTCCTGGTCGCGCTCACGCTCGCCCAGGCCGCCGTCGGAGCAGGCGCCGGCCGCGACCTGCGCCTCAACACAGCTTCCCAAGTTCCCACACCCGCACCGATCGGAGAATGA